The Parvibaculaceae bacterium PLY_AMNH_Bact1 genome window below encodes:
- the rbfA gene encoding 30S ribosome-binding factor RbfA (Derived by automated computational analysis using gene prediction method: Protein Homology. GO_process: GO:0006364 - rRNA processing [Evidence IEA]): MSQRRKGTIKAPSGRAPSQRQLRIGELLRAALSEIFTRRDVLDPVLREAIITVSEVRASPDLKNAVAYVVPLGHDDPTSVVDALNKAKRFFRGEVSRAVTLKHMPDLTFAADTTFDYAESVDAMLSSPNVARDLKDPAFDPESDPESDIGGEG; the protein is encoded by the coding sequence ATGAGCCAACGTCGTAAAGGCACCATCAAAGCCCCATCAGGCAGAGCCCCAAGCCAGCGACAGCTGCGCATTGGAGAGTTATTGCGGGCTGCCCTGTCGGAGATCTTCACCCGTCGCGATGTGCTGGACCCTGTTTTGAGAGAAGCCATTATCACTGTGTCGGAAGTCCGGGCGAGCCCGGATCTGAAAAACGCGGTGGCTTACGTCGTGCCTTTGGGCCACGACGATCCCACATCGGTGGTAGATGCCCTCAATAAGGCGAAGAGGTTCTTTCGCGGAGAGGTTTCGCGGGCAGTAACCCTGAAGCACATGCCTGACCTCACCTTTGCAGCGGACACGACGTTCGATTATGCCGAGAGCGTCGACGCCATGCTGAGTTCCCCGAACGTTGCACGTGATCTGAAAGACCCGGCATTTGACCCAGAATCTGATCCAGAATCAGATATTGGCGGTGAGGGCTAA
- the truB gene encoding tRNA pseudouridine(55) synthase TruB (Derived by automated computational analysis using gene prediction method: Protein Homology. GO_function: GO:0004730 - pseudouridylate synthase activity [Evidence IEA]; GO_process: GO:0006400 - tRNA modification [Evidence IEA]): MGRRKKGDPVSGWVIVDKPVGPTSTQVVGAVRRAFNAQKAGHAGTLDPLAEGILPIALGEATKTIPFVVDSEKVYRFTVKWGAATTTDDAEGEIVQSSDERPERGAIEAALEGFLGDIEQVPPQFSAIKVDGERAYDIARDGERVELKSRQVSIYEAELLEVPDLDHAAFEIVCSKGTYVRALARDLGEVLGCFGHVVALRRLSTGPFGEDLSISLDKLKEFGNSAAARPTLWAHLHPLETALDDIPAVAVSDQDAARLKQGQAILLRGRDAPVLEGVALTVAGGTPVALAEYDRGELKPVRVFNLTDQGFTRTSHAASGEGS, from the coding sequence GTGGGGCGACGCAAGAAGGGTGATCCGGTTTCTGGCTGGGTGATTGTCGACAAGCCTGTGGGCCCGACATCCACTCAAGTTGTGGGTGCTGTACGCCGTGCGTTTAACGCCCAAAAAGCCGGTCATGCGGGGACGTTAGACCCCTTGGCCGAAGGCATCCTGCCTATTGCACTTGGCGAGGCCACCAAAACCATTCCATTCGTGGTCGACAGCGAGAAGGTATACCGCTTTACCGTGAAATGGGGGGCGGCCACGACCACTGACGATGCCGAAGGGGAGATTGTCCAATCAAGCGACGAACGGCCTGAGAGAGGCGCCATAGAGGCCGCTTTGGAGGGTTTTTTGGGCGATATCGAGCAGGTGCCGCCCCAATTCTCCGCCATCAAGGTGGACGGCGAGCGGGCCTATGATATCGCTCGAGACGGTGAGAGGGTGGAGTTGAAATCGCGACAGGTCTCCATCTATGAAGCAGAGCTTCTGGAGGTACCCGACCTAGACCATGCCGCCTTCGAGATTGTGTGCTCAAAGGGCACCTATGTGAGGGCGCTCGCCCGCGATTTAGGGGAGGTTTTGGGCTGTTTTGGCCATGTTGTGGCCTTGCGGCGCCTCTCGACCGGACCTTTTGGCGAAGACCTGTCGATTTCGCTGGATAAACTCAAAGAGTTCGGCAATAGTGCCGCCGCTCGCCCGACCTTGTGGGCCCATCTTCATCCGCTTGAGACCGCGCTGGACGACATCCCGGCGGTGGCCGTAAGCGATCAAGATGCAGCTCGATTGAAGCAGGGACAGGCGATTTTGTTACGCGGCCGTGATGCTCCGGTATTGGAGGGGGTAGCCCTCACCGTTGCAGGCGGCACGCCGGTTGCCCTGGCAGAGTATGACCGGGGTGAATTGAAGCCGGTCCGCGTTTTTAACCTGACCGATCAGGGCTTTACTCGGACGTCGCATGCGGCATCCGGCGAAGGGTCCTGA
- the rpsO gene encoding 30S ribosomal protein S15 (Derived by automated computational analysis using gene prediction method: Protein Homology. GO_component: GO:0000314 - organellar small ribosomal subunit [Evidence IEA]; GO_component: GO:0022627 - cytosolic small ribosomal subunit [Evidence IEA]; GO_function: GO:0003735 - structural constituent of ribosome [Evidence IEA]; GO_process: GO:0006412 - translation [Evidence IEA]), with product MSISADRKQELIKEFAQGEGDTGSPEVQVAILTERITNLTDHFKTHGKDNHSRRGLLKMVSQRRRLLDYVKGKEQARYEALIKRLGIRR from the coding sequence ATGTCGATCTCAGCCGATCGCAAGCAAGAACTGATTAAAGAATTCGCCCAAGGTGAGGGTGATACCGGTTCGCCGGAAGTACAGGTTGCTATCCTCACAGAACGGATCACCAATCTGACCGACCATTTCAAAACTCATGGCAAGGACAATCATTCCCGCCGTGGCCTTCTGAAAATGGTGAGCCAGCGCCGTCGTTTGCTCGACTATGTAAAGGGCAAAGAACAGGCGCGTTACGAAGCGTTGATCAAACGCCTCGGTATCCGGAGATAA
- the pnp gene encoding polyribonucleotide nucleotidyltransferase (Derived by automated computational analysis using gene prediction method: Protein Homology. GO_function: GO:0004654 - polyribonucleotide nucleotidyltransferase activity [Evidence IEA]; GO_process: GO:0006402 - mRNA catabolic process [Evidence IEA]) has translation MFDIVREEIEWGGRPLIIETGKVARQADGAVMVTYGETTVLATAVAERQPKPGLDFFPLTVNYQEKTYAAGKIPGGFFKREGRPSEKETLVCRLIDRPIRPLFHKSFKNETQIIATVISHDMENDPDIVAMVATSAALTISGIPFMGPIGAARVGYTDGEYVLNPMIDDLGESDLDLVVAGTEDAVLMVESEAKELPEDVMLGAVMFGHEGFQPVIDAIIRLAEKAAKEPRAIAEEDTSELDGKVTALVEADLVAAYSIADKMERQAKVSEARDKAMAALANEEDENAYPANKVGGSFKGVEKKIVRGSIIKTSKRIDGRDLDTVRPIVSEVGILPRTHGSALFTRGETQGLVVATLGTGDDEQFIDALEGTYKENFLLHYNFPPYSVGETGRVGFTGRREVGHGKLAWRALRAVLPTREDFPYTIRLVSEITESNGSSSMATVCGSSLAMMDAGVPLVRPVAGIAMGLIKEDDGVAVLSDILGDEDHLGDMDFKVAGSEDGITSLQMDIKITGITKDIMQTALDQAKGGRLHILGEMAKAISEGREELGEYAPRIETMTVPTDKIRDVIGAGGKVIRQIVEETGAKVDINDEGIVKVSSSDGASIKAAIDWITGITAEPEVGVIYKGTVVKTVDFGAFVNFFGPKDGLVHISQLEPRKVAQVTDVVKEGDEVFVKLLGFDDRGKVRLSMKVVNQETGEEIPREEGDKAEGGEKSDGDKPRRPRRRKPAEEKSE, from the coding sequence ATGTTTGATATTGTCCGAGAGGAAATTGAATGGGGCGGACGGCCCCTCATCATCGAAACGGGTAAGGTAGCCCGTCAGGCGGATGGCGCCGTGATGGTGACGTATGGCGAGACAACAGTGCTCGCAACTGCGGTGGCTGAGCGTCAGCCAAAACCGGGATTGGACTTTTTCCCGCTTACCGTGAACTACCAGGAAAAAACATATGCTGCCGGTAAGATCCCTGGCGGCTTCTTTAAGCGTGAAGGTCGCCCGAGTGAAAAAGAAACGCTCGTCTGTCGTCTGATTGACCGGCCAATCCGCCCGCTCTTCCATAAGAGCTTCAAAAACGAAACGCAGATCATTGCGACTGTGATCTCTCACGACATGGAAAACGATCCAGATATCGTTGCCATGGTCGCAACCTCTGCAGCGCTCACCATTTCTGGGATCCCTTTCATGGGCCCGATTGGTGCTGCACGCGTTGGGTACACAGACGGTGAATATGTCCTCAACCCAATGATCGACGATCTTGGCGAGAGCGATCTTGATCTCGTGGTGGCAGGTACAGAAGACGCGGTTCTGATGGTTGAATCAGAAGCGAAGGAACTGCCAGAAGACGTCATGCTCGGCGCGGTGATGTTCGGTCACGAAGGCTTCCAGCCTGTGATCGATGCAATCATCCGACTTGCAGAGAAAGCTGCAAAAGAACCTCGTGCGATTGCCGAAGAAGACACAAGCGAACTTGATGGCAAGGTTACAGCTCTCGTTGAAGCAGACCTCGTAGCGGCATACTCTATTGCCGATAAGATGGAGCGTCAGGCCAAAGTGTCTGAAGCCCGCGATAAAGCAATGGCGGCGCTCGCAAACGAAGAAGACGAAAATGCCTACCCTGCCAACAAGGTGGGTGGATCCTTTAAGGGCGTCGAAAAGAAAATCGTTCGTGGCTCTATCATCAAAACATCCAAGCGTATTGATGGTCGTGACCTTGATACTGTGCGCCCGATTGTTTCAGAAGTTGGCATCCTGCCACGTACACACGGTTCAGCGCTCTTCACACGCGGTGAAACACAGGGTCTTGTTGTTGCAACTCTGGGAACAGGCGATGATGAGCAGTTCATTGACGCCCTGGAAGGCACGTACAAAGAGAACTTCCTGTTGCACTACAACTTCCCGCCTTACTCCGTTGGGGAAACAGGTCGTGTGGGTTTCACAGGCCGTCGCGAAGTTGGGCACGGCAAGCTCGCCTGGCGGGCGCTCCGCGCTGTTCTGCCAACACGCGAAGACTTCCCTTACACAATTCGTCTCGTTTCTGAGATCACGGAGTCCAACGGATCGTCTTCCATGGCAACCGTTTGCGGATCATCTCTTGCGATGATGGATGCTGGTGTGCCTCTGGTACGCCCTGTGGCCGGTATTGCCATGGGTCTCATCAAGGAAGATGACGGCGTAGCTGTTCTCTCTGACATTCTGGGCGACGAAGATCACCTCGGCGACATGGACTTTAAGGTTGCTGGGTCTGAAGACGGCATCACGTCCCTGCAGATGGACATCAAGATCACCGGGATCACCAAAGACATCATGCAGACCGCACTTGACCAGGCGAAGGGTGGCCGGCTGCATATTCTTGGTGAGATGGCGAAAGCGATCTCCGAAGGCCGTGAAGAACTTGGTGAATATGCACCGCGCATTGAAACCATGACGGTTCCAACGGACAAAATCCGCGACGTCATCGGCGCTGGCGGTAAAGTCATCCGTCAGATCGTTGAAGAAACCGGTGCCAAGGTCGACATTAATGACGAAGGCATTGTCAAAGTGTCTTCCTCTGATGGCGCAAGCATCAAGGCGGCGATCGACTGGATCACCGGCATCACAGCTGAGCCAGAAGTGGGCGTCATCTACAAAGGCACGGTCGTAAAGACAGTGGACTTTGGCGCATTCGTGAACTTCTTCGGACCAAAAGACGGCCTGGTTCACATTTCGCAGCTTGAGCCGCGCAAAGTGGCCCAGGTCACCGACGTGGTGAAGGAAGGCGACGAAGTCTTTGTGAAGCTCTTGGGCTTCGACGATCGTGGCAAGGTTCGCCTCTCCATGAAGGTCGTTAATCAGGAAACGGGTGAAGAAATTCCTCGCGAAGAAGGCGACAAAGCCGAAGGGGGCGAAAAGTCCGATGGTGATAAGCCACGCCGTCCACGTCGTCGGAAACCTGCGGAAGAAAAATCCGAATAA
- a CDS encoding DUF4893 domain-containing protein (Derived by automated computational analysis using gene prediction method: Protein Homology.) — protein MRSSFAITLVIAVALIGGAHAETPQETAQEGAADTPQPETNQGIPPEYLWTNVVTEFDRDRLARLDEAVALGTEESYGASATIRERAAFHKVMDAETNPVNDADLLGWWACRTIKVGGKFSGLVVYSWFDCKVSVRDGFLFFEKRSGSQRLSGRLYQDGPDRRVLLAAPTYNDEPQRTYSGPEGGITDPQRQDKAGILSQLEDGRLRVVFPWSVLESTYDVLELRRPD, from the coding sequence ATGAGGTCCAGTTTCGCGATCACACTGGTCATAGCAGTGGCTCTAATAGGTGGGGCACATGCGGAAACACCGCAGGAAACGGCGCAAGAAGGCGCGGCTGACACGCCCCAACCAGAGACGAATCAGGGGATTCCGCCCGAATATTTGTGGACCAATGTGGTCACGGAGTTCGACCGTGATCGTTTAGCGCGTCTTGATGAGGCCGTAGCGCTTGGCACCGAAGAATCCTACGGCGCGTCGGCGACCATTCGGGAGCGCGCCGCCTTTCACAAAGTGATGGACGCGGAAACAAATCCCGTCAACGACGCGGACTTGCTTGGCTGGTGGGCATGCCGAACCATCAAAGTGGGTGGCAAGTTCTCTGGTCTCGTCGTCTATAGCTGGTTTGACTGCAAGGTGAGCGTTCGGGACGGGTTCCTGTTCTTTGAAAAACGCTCTGGCTCGCAACGGCTGTCCGGCCGTCTTTATCAGGACGGGCCAGATCGCCGTGTCCTGCTGGCAGCCCCCACCTATAATGATGAGCCTCAGCGCACATATTCCGGGCCAGAAGGCGGGATCACTGACCCGCAACGCCAGGATAAGGCGGGCATTTTGAGCCAGCTGGAAGATGGCAGGCTGCGGGTGGTCTTCCCCTGGTCGGTTCTGGAAAGTACCTATGATGTGTTGGAGTTGAGGCGGCCAGACTAG